The Verrucomicrobium spinosum DSM 4136 = JCM 18804 genome includes a region encoding these proteins:
- the dnaG gene encoding DNA primase, whose amino-acid sequence MARIPEETLQQVLAATDIVDLVGRYVKLRRVGTNWRGLCPFHGEKTPSFYVNPARGSYHCFGCGVGGTAIRFVMEHDGLQFMDAVKRLADSAGIRIQEEVWDANAERTAKIRNGLVKLHRDISAWFHLLLMKGQVAEEARAYLKSRGINAATAKSWEMGYAPASTPMLMKWAEEHKYTENLLVAGGILARGDEDSGRGGQIYARFRHRLMFPIRNDYGEVIAFSGRLLDSNAKAAKYLNSPETMLFNKSKVLFGLDKSKRAIIKANRAVVCEGQIDMIMAFESGFENVVAPLGTAFTEFHARMLKRHAEEVVLCFDSDNAGYKAAERAFHILAPTGLVVKVAPLPQGEDPDSLIRKEGPQAFQAKLDDARDFFDHMIDYASSTRNMAETREKTRFAGDMATMIQLLDNNIARDAAIQKVCVRLNILESDFRKQVARLAKSIANQQQKAAAGKNGGNGASGSGASGATDRPEEAELPPPHPHARQMIRLAVTSAEVLALIRTHAQLDALAAVPGCELLELVFKSQSDLSTSGGLSAFLTTLTPAEERAFSRVVAEPPQRVSIETALQTLQHIEFQGLENLYQNVTTRLRQPGLAKDEVILLQQEVIRLKGEIGVRRAQLPSKQDY is encoded by the coding sequence ATGGCTCGAATCCCGGAAGAAACGCTTCAACAAGTGCTCGCGGCCACGGACATCGTGGATCTCGTGGGGCGCTACGTGAAGCTGCGCCGGGTGGGGACAAACTGGCGGGGCCTCTGCCCGTTCCATGGAGAAAAAACCCCCTCGTTCTACGTGAATCCCGCGCGTGGCTCCTACCATTGCTTCGGCTGCGGGGTTGGGGGCACCGCCATCCGTTTTGTCATGGAGCATGATGGTCTCCAGTTCATGGACGCGGTGAAGCGTCTGGCAGACTCAGCCGGCATTCGCATCCAAGAAGAGGTGTGGGACGCCAATGCGGAGCGCACGGCCAAGATCCGCAACGGGTTGGTCAAACTGCATCGGGACATTTCTGCCTGGTTTCACCTGCTGCTGATGAAAGGGCAGGTGGCAGAGGAGGCCCGGGCCTATCTCAAGTCCCGTGGCATCAATGCGGCGACCGCCAAATCTTGGGAAATGGGCTACGCTCCCGCCTCGACGCCCATGCTCATGAAGTGGGCGGAGGAGCACAAGTACACGGAGAATCTGCTGGTGGCTGGAGGTATTCTGGCCCGGGGTGATGAGGATTCTGGTCGGGGAGGGCAAATCTATGCGCGTTTCCGACATCGGTTGATGTTCCCCATCCGCAACGACTACGGAGAGGTCATCGCCTTCAGCGGGCGGCTGCTGGATTCCAACGCCAAAGCTGCGAAATACCTGAACTCTCCGGAGACCATGCTCTTTAACAAGAGCAAGGTCCTCTTCGGCCTGGACAAGTCCAAGCGCGCCATCATCAAGGCGAACCGTGCAGTGGTATGTGAAGGCCAGATCGACATGATCATGGCGTTCGAGAGTGGGTTCGAGAATGTGGTCGCCCCGCTGGGGACGGCGTTCACGGAGTTTCACGCCCGGATGCTGAAGCGACATGCAGAGGAGGTGGTGCTTTGTTTTGACTCTGACAATGCCGGGTACAAGGCGGCCGAGCGCGCCTTCCACATCCTGGCACCCACTGGGCTGGTGGTGAAAGTGGCACCTCTCCCGCAGGGGGAGGATCCAGATTCGCTGATCCGGAAGGAGGGGCCTCAGGCGTTTCAGGCCAAGCTGGATGACGCCCGGGATTTCTTCGATCACATGATCGACTATGCGTCTTCCACCCGCAACATGGCGGAGACTCGGGAGAAAACGCGGTTTGCGGGGGACATGGCCACCATGATCCAGCTGCTGGACAACAACATTGCCCGGGACGCGGCCATTCAAAAGGTCTGCGTACGCCTCAATATCCTGGAGTCCGATTTCCGCAAGCAGGTGGCCCGGCTTGCCAAATCCATCGCCAATCAGCAGCAAAAGGCCGCGGCAGGCAAAAATGGTGGAAACGGGGCTTCGGGGTCAGGTGCATCTGGTGCCACAGACCGGCCAGAAGAGGCGGAACTGCCGCCTCCTCATCCCCATGCCCGGCAGATGATTCGTCTGGCGGTGACTTCTGCAGAGGTGCTGGCGCTCATTCGCACGCATGCTCAGCTGGATGCTCTGGCAGCAGTGCCGGGCTGTGAACTGCTGGAACTGGTGTTCAAATCCCAGTCTGACCTCTCCACCTCGGGAGGCTTGAGCGCCTTTCTGACCACTTTGACCCCGGCAGAGGAGCGCGCTTTCAGCCGTGTGGTGGCAGAGCCTCCCCAGCGGGTTTCCATCGAGACGGCACTCCAGACGCTGCAGCACATCGAATTCCAGGGGCTGGAGAACCTCTATCAAAATGTGACCACCAGACTCCGTCAGCCAGGGCTGGCGAAGGATGAAGTCATCCTGCTCCAACAAGAGGTGATACGGTTGAAGGGGGAAATCGGCGTCCGGCGCGCTCAGCTTCCCAGCAAACAAGATTACTGA
- a CDS encoding UbiA family prenyltransferase, producing MIEYLKICRPDHWLKNIFILFGHVVAWALVLDFQLDFGLVITALLSLIPACLVASANYILNEILDAPFDAVHPTKRLRGIPAGKVKVPYLWWLMVGLIVGAFALCALFKFNWGYQASLALLLLSGLVYNVPPIRLKDRAFMDVIAESFNNPIRLWLGYYALVQPNQVPPLSIVLAWWFFGALLMTGKRYSEFRFIGDVSVSGRYRKSFQVYTEKSLILAMITYANLFCFCTGIAMAVYPRLNNLVFVFPMIVIAVIAYFHHAMKEETARLEPEQLLKNPWIAFWTIVTGAATIALLLAKSNYAKGAHLLGPLQW from the coding sequence GTGATCGAATACCTGAAAATCTGCCGCCCGGACCATTGGTTGAAGAACATCTTCATCCTCTTTGGCCATGTCGTGGCCTGGGCCTTGGTGCTGGATTTCCAACTGGACTTCGGCCTGGTCATCACTGCCCTGCTCTCGCTGATCCCGGCCTGCCTCGTGGCCTCAGCCAACTACATTCTCAACGAGATCCTGGACGCTCCGTTCGACGCAGTCCACCCCACGAAGCGGCTTCGCGGCATTCCTGCTGGAAAAGTGAAGGTGCCCTACCTCTGGTGGCTCATGGTAGGACTCATTGTGGGGGCCTTCGCCCTCTGCGCCCTGTTCAAGTTCAACTGGGGTTACCAAGCCTCCCTCGCCCTGCTCCTGCTGAGCGGGCTGGTGTACAATGTGCCCCCCATCCGCCTGAAGGATCGCGCCTTCATGGACGTGATCGCAGAGTCCTTCAACAACCCCATCCGGCTCTGGCTCGGCTACTACGCCCTGGTGCAGCCCAATCAGGTGCCGCCACTCTCTATTGTACTGGCCTGGTGGTTCTTCGGTGCCCTGCTCATGACCGGGAAGCGCTACTCTGAGTTCCGCTTCATTGGCGATGTCTCCGTGAGCGGACGCTACCGCAAGTCCTTCCAGGTCTATACGGAGAAGAGCCTCATCCTGGCGATGATCACCTATGCGAATCTCTTCTGCTTCTGCACAGGAATCGCCATGGCGGTCTATCCCCGCTTAAACAACCTCGTTTTCGTGTTCCCGATGATCGTCATTGCAGTCATCGCCTACTTCCACCACGCGATGAAGGAGGAAACGGCCCGTCTGGAGCCGGAACAACTCCTCAAAAACCCTTGGATCGCCTTCTGGACCATCGTCACGGGTGCCGCGACGATCGCCCTTTTGCTCGCCAAAAGCAACTATGCCAAGGGCGCTCACTTGCTTGGCCCCCTTCAGTGGTAG
- a CDS encoding DUF3008 family protein: protein MPAKSKKQQMAAGAALSAKRGDRSKASLKGASRQMVESMSKAELEQMACAKRSELPTRKRAN, encoded by the coding sequence ATGCCCGCCAAATCCAAAAAGCAGCAAATGGCCGCAGGAGCCGCCCTCTCCGCCAAACGCGGAGATCGTTCCAAGGCGTCCCTCAAAGGAGCTTCTCGCCAAATGGTCGAGTCCATGTCCAAAGCAGAACTGGAGCAAATGGCCTGCGCCAAACGCAGCGAGCTCCCCACCCGCAAGCGCGCAAATTGA
- a CDS encoding zinc/iron-chelating domain-containing protein, whose amino-acid sequence MSLSDAEVRSEMAAIYAAVEARPLERQCSMLTECCQFHLTGRTPMLTLGEARYAAIGVRASGRKKLPVRPNGDGACPLLGQNGRCMIYQHRPFGCRTHFCPAAGGPYPRKHLADLIQRLEVLDEKLGGDGPRPIQGAVEDALEDGDGARGQQVGRGKNKRGKR is encoded by the coding sequence ATGTCGCTCTCGGATGCTGAAGTACGCAGTGAAATGGCCGCCATTTATGCGGCTGTCGAGGCGCGTCCCCTGGAGAGGCAGTGCAGCATGCTCACGGAGTGTTGCCAGTTTCACCTCACAGGCCGGACCCCCATGCTCACGTTGGGGGAGGCCCGGTATGCGGCGATCGGCGTGCGGGCCAGTGGCCGGAAGAAGCTGCCTGTGCGTCCCAATGGGGACGGAGCCTGCCCGCTGCTGGGGCAGAATGGCCGCTGCATGATCTACCAGCACCGCCCGTTCGGCTGCCGCACTCATTTTTGCCCAGCTGCGGGTGGCCCCTATCCGCGGAAGCATCTGGCGGATCTCATTCAGCGCCTGGAGGTGTTGGATGAAAAACTCGGCGGTGACGGCCCGCGCCCAATCCAAGGAGCGGTGGAGGATGCCTTGGAAGACGGTGACGGAGCACGAGGTCAGCAGGTAGGGAGAGGGAAGAACAAGCGTGGCAAGCGGTAG